A genomic segment from Acipenser ruthenus chromosome 5, fAciRut3.2 maternal haplotype, whole genome shotgun sequence encodes:
- the LOC117402318 gene encoding ethanolaminephosphotransferase 1-like isoform X2 — MHPFWNSVVKFLPTWLAPNLITFTGFIFLVLNFLMLAFFDYDFYASAPDHVHVPSWVWIVAGLLNFIAYTLDGVDGKQARRTNSSTPLGELFDHGLDSWACVFFVVTVYSIFGRVEAGVGVRTLYYILWVVLFSFILSHWEKYNTGVLFLPWGYDISQVTMSVVYIVTSVVGVETWFAPIFMSFYYRDLFTIMILGCAFIVTLPMSLYNVFKAYRKNTLQCSSFYESFLPFLSPVLLFILSTLWVCLSPSDIIEKQPRVFYFMVGTAFANITCKLIVCQMSKTRCQPLSWLLLPMALVVLVILSGLAQHYETLILYIWTATVALAHIHYGVCVVHQLSGHFNIYAFSLKKPSTD, encoded by the exons ATGCACCCATTTTGGAATTCTGTAGTAAAG tttttacccACGTGGCTGGCACCAAACCTGATCACATTTACGGGTTTCATCTTCCTCGTTCTTAACTTTTTAATGTTAGCCTTTTTTGACTATGACTTCTATGCTTCAG CACCAGACCATGTGCATGTACCAAGCTGGGTGTGGATTGTAGCAGGTCTACTAAACTTCATAGCATATACATTAG ATGGTGTTGATGGGAAGCAAGCTCGAAGGACGAACTCCAGCACGCCGCTGGGGGAGCTGTTTGACCACGGGCTGGACAGCTGGGCCTGCGTGTTCTTCGTTGTGACAGTGTACTCCATCTTCGGGAGGGTGGAAGCTGGCGTGGGCGTGCGCACTCTCTACTATATCCTGTGGGTGGTGCTCTTCTCATTCATCCTCTCACACTGGGAGAAGTACAACACAGGGGTGCTATTCCTGCCCTGGGGCTACGACATCAGCCAAGTG ACCATGTCGGTTGTGTACATTGTGACATCTGTGGTTGGTGTAGAAACTTGGTTTGCACCCATATTTATGAGTTTCTACTACAGAGACCTCTTCACAATTATGATCCTGG GATGCGCCTTTATAGTAACCCTTCCAATGAGTCTCTACAATGTTTTCAA GGCATACAGGAAAAACACTCTGCAGTGCAGTTCTTTTTATGAGTCCTTTTTACCCTTCCTGTCGCCTGTGCTGCTTTTCATTCTGTCCACACTGTGGGTCTGCCTCTCGCCGTCAGACATCATTGAGAAACAACCTAGAGTATTCTACTTCATGGTGGGAACTGCTTTTGCCAACATAACG TGTAAGCTGATAGTCTGTCAGATGAGCAAAACTCGCTGCCAGCCTCTGAGCTGGTTACTGCTGCCCATGGCTCTGGTAGTCCTAGTGATCCTCTCAGGACTAGCGCAGCACTATGAAACTCTTATCCTGTATATATGGACGGCAACTGTAGCGCTAGCACACATCCACTACGGAGTGTGTGTG GTTCACCAACTGAGTGGGCACTTCAACATCTATGCCTTTTCACTGAAGAAACCGAGCACAGATTGA
- the LOC117402318 gene encoding ethanolaminephosphotransferase 1-like isoform X1: MAFYEYVSREQLAGFDRYKYSAVDSNPLSVYVMHPFWNSVVKFLPTWLAPNLITFTGFIFLVLNFLMLAFFDYDFYASAPDHVHVPSWVWIVAGLLNFIAYTLDGVDGKQARRTNSSTPLGELFDHGLDSWACVFFVVTVYSIFGRVEAGVGVRTLYYILWVVLFSFILSHWEKYNTGVLFLPWGYDISQVTMSVVYIVTSVVGVETWFAPIFMSFYYRDLFTIMILGCAFIVTLPMSLYNVFKAYRKNTLQCSSFYESFLPFLSPVLLFILSTLWVCLSPSDIIEKQPRVFYFMVGTAFANITCKLIVCQMSKTRCQPLSWLLLPMALVVLVILSGLAQHYETLILYIWTATVALAHIHYGVCVVHQLSGHFNIYAFSLKKPSTD; the protein is encoded by the exons ATGGCTTTTTACGAGTACGTTAGTCGAGAACAGCTAGCCGGGTTTGACAGGTACAAG tacagtgctgtcgACTCCAACCCACTGTCTGTGTATGTAATGCACCCATTTTGGAATTCTGTAGTAAAG tttttacccACGTGGCTGGCACCAAACCTGATCACATTTACGGGTTTCATCTTCCTCGTTCTTAACTTTTTAATGTTAGCCTTTTTTGACTATGACTTCTATGCTTCAG CACCAGACCATGTGCATGTACCAAGCTGGGTGTGGATTGTAGCAGGTCTACTAAACTTCATAGCATATACATTAG ATGGTGTTGATGGGAAGCAAGCTCGAAGGACGAACTCCAGCACGCCGCTGGGGGAGCTGTTTGACCACGGGCTGGACAGCTGGGCCTGCGTGTTCTTCGTTGTGACAGTGTACTCCATCTTCGGGAGGGTGGAAGCTGGCGTGGGCGTGCGCACTCTCTACTATATCCTGTGGGTGGTGCTCTTCTCATTCATCCTCTCACACTGGGAGAAGTACAACACAGGGGTGCTATTCCTGCCCTGGGGCTACGACATCAGCCAAGTG ACCATGTCGGTTGTGTACATTGTGACATCTGTGGTTGGTGTAGAAACTTGGTTTGCACCCATATTTATGAGTTTCTACTACAGAGACCTCTTCACAATTATGATCCTGG GATGCGCCTTTATAGTAACCCTTCCAATGAGTCTCTACAATGTTTTCAA GGCATACAGGAAAAACACTCTGCAGTGCAGTTCTTTTTATGAGTCCTTTTTACCCTTCCTGTCGCCTGTGCTGCTTTTCATTCTGTCCACACTGTGGGTCTGCCTCTCGCCGTCAGACATCATTGAGAAACAACCTAGAGTATTCTACTTCATGGTGGGAACTGCTTTTGCCAACATAACG TGTAAGCTGATAGTCTGTCAGATGAGCAAAACTCGCTGCCAGCCTCTGAGCTGGTTACTGCTGCCCATGGCTCTGGTAGTCCTAGTGATCCTCTCAGGACTAGCGCAGCACTATGAAACTCTTATCCTGTATATATGGACGGCAACTGTAGCGCTAGCACACATCCACTACGGAGTGTGTGTG GTTCACCAACTGAGTGGGCACTTCAACATCTATGCCTTTTCACTGAAGAAACCGAGCACAGATTGA
- the LOC117402766 gene encoding dolichyl-diphosphooligosaccharide--protein glycosyltransferase subunit 4 produces the protein MVTDVQLAIFANMLGVSLFLLVVLYHYVSVNNPKKLE, from the coding sequence ATGGTGACTGACGTGCAGCTGGCAATCTTCGCCAACATGCTGGGAGTCTCCCTGTTTCTACTGGTCGTGCTCTACCACTACGTGTCTGTCAACAATCCAAAGAAACTGGAGTGA